GGCAACAAGTAGGCCTAATAATAAAGCATTGTTCGTCACTTGTGCAAGCGAAGAAGTCAGTTTTAAGTAAGACAAGGTAAGTTTGTGCTTGCAACCACAACTAGATATAAACTGACAATATAAATTGGTTTAATTGACTCGTTATAAATTACACTTTGTACATTTTAAGCAGAAATGGACTgttgtttctttaaatataATAATGCAACGTAGAATGCGCACCTATCGATCGGTGCATTgtgtttaaattgaaaacatgcCAAGTGGTGAGATTGCTGTTATCTTTACCAGCTATCTTGTGGTATGCCTTACTCCAATAGACTTGTATCGTAAACCACAGGATTTGCAAAAGTGGTTACATTTTCGAAATATGTCAGCCAGTGTGATGAAATAATGTAGATTTCACAAATCACTGCAGGACACAAGACAGTTATTATGATGGGGTCGGTCCCAGGTGGTGGTCATACAACCCAGGAAAATTTAACTAACGTACGATTAAACACGAGGGCTATTCAATTCACAGATGTTGATTGGGTCGCTTTGGGTTTAATCGTCTTAAGTTGAATCGACCTGGGACCTGTTGTTATActtgttgttgttaaaattCCGTGCATTACCTGTGTCCAATCCTTATTAAGGGCTCCAGTATAACAACCAATAACAAATCAGAAATGGCTCTATACATCAGCAGGCAGCTTGTGGTCTTGTAATTTTGAGTTTGCAAATAACGTCATTGTTATTCTGTTTAGCCTAATCCTAATTCAATCAATCAAGTACAGCTCCAGACACATGTGGAAGACGAATAAGGCGAGTTTTCATGCCATGTAAGTGACAATGGCGGCATAGTTTTATATCCTACCGGTAATCCGGTTTTTGCTTTGCCGGTATAGAAAGGATTAGGATGGAATGCAGATGGATTATTGGCGCCTTGCGCTGTTCATTTCTGGAACATTCTATGTTACTTTGACAACATTTCAGATGTTATAGTCTTAGCTAGGAGCGATTGTTCTTCGAAATACCGTATAAAACTGACTAAACATAGTAACCGCCAAGTAATCCTGTTCTGAAACCAGCCATTTGACATCTGACAGGTCCTTGTACTGAATTACcagtttttatatttatttgcttaaCGTGTACAAGCATACTCAGCCTAATTTTTTCGTGAATATATATATGGATATGCCAAACGTAATAGCGAGTCATGTTTATTCCCATACGTGCACAATAGCGTAGAAGCCGTAGAGGTAAGCCTACCTGTATATGGGAAAACGCACATTCGCCTATGTGTATTGCATATGCCAGAGTTGGGCAAATGTATTCAATGGAAGAGCCATTTGCCGAAAATACAAGTACCAGAGagcctcaaaattattttaatacaaaaacagTAAATAATGCAAGTTCAGCAATAATAACAGAATTGTAATATAACAAAACGGTAATAATCAacacaataataataacggtaataacaaaataaaacgcaCAATATTTATCAATATCAGTCTTTTGTTTGATtctatgtctagtgttacgtcataaacgaaatgttgacctaaagaaaagaaaaagagagaaacgttcataaacggtactcttggtagcctttacaatttttttggaattttacgattcgactagaagagccacaaaaaacatgctggtgagccgcagtttgcccaccactGGAATATGCTATGCCAATTATTTGCACACCCTTTTATCTCTGTTGTGACATTAATATTGTTACATTGCGTCAATTCTTTTTATACTTCTTtactttctttaaaaatttgatttttccaGCATGATTGGTTAGACGTGCATTAAGCATACCTTTGGCCTCAAAATTGCAGAGTGCTAAGCCTCttcaaatgtttacaaaaaacatGTAGGCCTATGTCGCATGAGCTGttctttttcatgtttaaaattttatttgcgcttcaaataaaattcgtTTCCAAGTTGGAGATGCCAAGAACGGCCGTGTCATTAACGTTAAATCGTGTCTCGCCATACTTGGTCAGTGCAGTTTAAGGTTGACCAATACCCTAGCCCAGAGGCGTTTTACCTTTGGTGTTTGCAAGGTGCTTTTACTAAGAAAAAGTCAAATAATATtatatgtaataataataatatgtagtggttaagcagtagttgtcaaaattgtattgcaaatttggcaggCTATTATGACGAAAATCGTagtcattatgacgtcatcatgtaAAAAGGATATGCTTAATGACTCGGGTATGTATTACAAATATGATAGTATGTAGATATGGTAGTAGTGGTAGGTTAGCCAACGCGTTTCCAGTGGAATACGTCTGATAGGCTGGTGATCAGTGGCAGGAAAATCTGTTTTCTGTGCTGTACGTTAGCAAATAGGATCTACTTTAACCAGTACAAATTCCCCTTAAGGTAAGCCATTTCATGCTTATTTAAACGAAAAATCCTCTTGTTACCCACTTAAGTAGGCTTTTATTTCACCTATTACTATTTGGTTCACCTAAGTTGCCCGTTTTAGCAAATTTGTGACTTTTGATTTTTTCGCATTTAGCAATAAAGGGAACTTCAAATCGCACAGTTAACTAAGTAAGAACACACGTCAATATACAAGTACAGCAGGCTAAGGACTATGTGTAGTTTCCTATGAAAATGATTTTGGAATGtctgattttatttttattagttaaATTATATCGTTTATGAGCATTTGGTTAGccaattatttttaatgagGCCGGTTGATTTATGCAGCTACGCCAAACCGGCGAAAACTTTctggcaaacattttttgctacaacttgaaaattaaaagttacGTGAAAGTATTGAAAGCTTTCACCAAGAAATAATATGTATTGTATCgatcttttgtttgttgtttgtgtaTGTTCAGCATTTACACGTGACAAAACGGTGAAATCCCCCTTATCAACTTTCTCGGTAACAGTTACAGCCTGGCGGAAAAGTTGGGCAAATCTAACATGGGCCCATATATAGGTAATTTATACCAAACGAACATGCAGCGTTTTGCGCCAAACAACGTAGCGTTTTGTGCACCCGTCTAACAATGTTTCCTTTACACGGACGTCATTTCACTTAAAAGCGCCCATCTTCATTAAGATCAAAGCTTTCAGGAATTATAACGTTCCGCGTAATTAACCGTCACGCGTTGAATGCCAGCCAACGCTTGTTTAATGACAACAAGAACGTAAAAGCGTGTATATAAAAGGATTCCAAATTCAGTTTGAAGCCGCAACATTTACACtcaatttatgttttcatttgaATCAATTAACACTGCAGGATATGGAAGgaaagaaaatgacaaaaaaacaaatttattcagGGCAAATAAACTCCATTAACACCTTGAAAATTATCTTTGTCAATCAGGGTGTAATCTTCTCCGTCATTTCTGTTCCAACTTGCGAGGGCGTAGAGATCAACCAATGCGTCGACTTTCTCGTCGTGCCACGAGTTTATCTTCGTCCATATTACTTCTTCACCATGCTCATGAGCTTTCTACTGCCCCAAGTCGTGACTCTTCTCGCTTACTCGCTCATCGCGTGTGAGATCAGCAATATGAAGAAAAGAGACTGCGGTAATTTTAAGCTGTTTTTTTCTCTGTTGATGTTTGCAATTCCTGTGGGTCAAAGATTAACAGTAATACTAAACCAGATTCATTTAATAATTTAGTGTATGGTAGCCTAATCTAGGTTGTCATCTTTAATCTTGGAAAATAATTGTGATAGCCAATACGCGTTTGACAACGTTTTCCTACATTTGCTAACATACTTAACAATCCCTAAGTTATTCATGAGAATAGATGTGTTTGATCACGGCTCACTTGGCGACGCATTTGCTACTGTAATAACCGATAACAGCAGCATAACAATATATTTCCGGTTTCTTGGTATTAAATTGACGTCAATAGGTTCTTAGAAAATGTAATGTGTTTCTGGTTATTCTACAGTCTACACATATCACACACACACACTCGTTTAGGTTACATCAACGAATATTTGGGGCCCGtacaaattaaattatcaataaaagtttgttacTTCTATGATCCTACATTTGTTAGCAATGATGGGCCGTAAGAATAGTGTCTCTTCAATGTTGATGGAAAAAGCCAAGAGGAGAACGCTCATAACGAGCTCGCTCATAACACTCGCTTTCCTGGTTTGCTGGGGACCTTATTACGGAAGAGGAATCTATGATTGGTTCCAGGCCGATGAAACCCAGCGCTCACCAGCGGAAGTTAGTTTTCTAGATAATTTCTCGTATTTTACCAAAACTGTTTTACTTGCTcacaattcaaaataatttgttgCTTAGGGAGAAGTTTGGTTGagttttgttgttaaatttcCACATGTTTTAatgactttttaaaaattttagctCTCGACCGTTATGTACATCGCGATCTACCTGAACCCGGTTCTCCATCCAATTGTCTTTGGTATTTTCATGAAAGAAATCAAAAGCAAGCTCTTTAAAACTTTCGGCTGCAGCGAACCCAGACAAATCGGAAGGTAAACTTCACTAATTCAAATTTAGAGGGAGTCGTCGGGCATAGACATCAATGGTGTCCGCGCTCTTTCTGGAAACGTTTTTGCCCTTTAGTCTATTTCTTAAAACGTTGCTCATGAAGCTATGGGAGAATCTATGGAAGAACTTACTATTAGTTTTCATATTTAAAATTCTGTAGTTTTTTTCGTAATTGTATATAAATTACTTGCCAGCCGAGATTGTTGCGGTTGGTTGTGATTGATGGATGCATGTTGGATTGTCGCTAACTCTACCATTTATCGATTATTTTGCCATAATTAGAAAGGACCAGACACGAATGTAATTTAATGCAGTGGCACTCACATGCTGACCTTCATTTGGTCTCGCGAATTGAAAACACAACCATTGGAACTAACTAGTTATTAACTAGTTACTAACTAGTTATTAACTAGTTACTAGTGCGTGATCCGCCAGCACTGCTAATAAATTTATAGAGATGAAAATGGGCCTAATGTTTAAGCCCGAACCCGGCAGTAATTTCAGCAGCCAGACTTACGCAGAATGTTGAAACACCAGTCCAAACCCGACTCGACTTCCATCTTTGATGTAGATAATGTACAGCCTAAGCTACATAACTTAGGCTGGTGGTTGagtttatatttattaaagCCTACATTTCAAATCAAGACGGCTTAAAATCGTCTCTTATTTTGTGACAGATTTCACGTCAATAAAAAAAGGATTTCCCTAAAGAGCAACATGTTACTTCTACCACCAGTGACCAGGACGCCATCCGATCGCAATGTGTAACCCAGATTTTGTGTCCACCTGCATGTATGAATCGATCAAAGTGTCGTGGGTTAGGTTTCGTACAGAATCGTAGTTTTAAAAGCTTGGCATTTTCTAACAGATTCTGTTGCAGTTACCTGAACTtcttaaggaggcgtcaaaccccaaaaaatgccataaaatctttgttttattatagagtgaatttactaaaatactgattactcgaaaaatcctccatggggctctctgaaaatttgcatgtcaatttagtatgctttgaactaccattccataaaatgccatcaaaaaaccatgattcaaactttttttacagaggcgcaaaataaacactagaatttttagtctaaaaaacccaattttagttACTTTCATGCTATTTTTTAACCTAATTCTGCATGCGACCTGGCACATTGAACCgtgccaactgctagggtaattcccaggctagaaaacaacaccaacagtgctgccttctgattggtctaaataggtttttcaaagccctacgtaggagtacaacaaattcataaagatcttagttttaggggtTTCACGCCTCCTTAAAGCATCATTCTTCCGTAAGCGTAGCTGATGTTTTGATGTTTCTATCGTTGTAAAAAAACAAGGCTGGTAAGCTTTCATGGTTATACATAAACTACCACTAATTCTTTAAATTATTAACCTTTTTGCTTGTTATCAATGAACATTGCTGCTTTTTGCGAGCcatatttgtttctttataCTGGGTTTAACAGAGACAAAATCTCTGAGCAATTTTCTTAACCTTTAATTTTCGTTGGCATCACGTTAATCTTTGCAGTTAATGAGAAACATATCTATGGTGCTTCTAATGCTGTTCTTGCCACGTTTTTCGCTCACTAGACTTTGCATAACATCGGTTTTCTTACAAGGACGCAACACAACGTTGGTCAAAATTGGATTCTGCAGTTATAAATTAGTTTGAGTTCTTTGCACAAGTTAGGCATGACGACGATGACACTCAGGACAATTGTAACCCCCGCATCAACATGttcaaataaaagtgtttcggtgttgaagtttttgaaaagcgGATTGCACAACTGACTTACGGGCAGTAGCCAAATCCCGCGGAAGAAAAAGCTCCTATACAATGTTAGaaaaagtaaacttttaaaattttgaaatactgGTAACGctgaaatttttgaataacTTTGCTATTACACTATCTTATACAACCTCTGATAAAGCTACATATAAAATAGAACATTGAAGAAAACATTTACCCAGTTTTCTTAAACGGTAACTGATATTTGAAAACTAACCCAAATCTCCACTACCGTTTTTAACATAGCATTATGTATGCTACAACCTATGATATTATAGAGTAGAATGTTTTCTTATTGTAGCATAAATGTCAAATTTCAGTGGCTACACGTATTTAGAATGTAAAGCATTGgaagcaaaaatttattttaaaacttaaatttgaGCTCCCAAACGAAAAGGTATAATTAAGGCATACATGCTTGCCGTTACTTTTACGTTACGTTACTGCAACTGAGTtctgtatatataatatacaatactgtatatttaaaaatcaacaaatggTTCGTTATGGCATTTAAAAACCAGTAGCTAGGGTAGGGCAGCTCAAACAAAGGTAGCGCAATATAACAGTGAGTTTCCAGAACAAGCGTGTTTGGCAAATTCGCTTGAAATTAGTTAAGTGTGAAAATTCTGCATTCAGATCGCAGTGTCATCTataagtttttgtttagtaTCGTCCGGGTGAGACAAATTGGTGATAGTACTATGTCCAGGCGAAAACTCTTTTTCTTCCGAGGTCCTCGCTGGTACGGGTTCTGATTGCAGTAAGCGCAGACTTCGTTCGTCAGTTCGTTTCTTGCGCGGATACAAAACGATCGGCGCGCTTTTTGACCTTTGGCCCTTTAAGATGGAAGTTTTTGAGCTGAAagagaaaattataaaatggttgaATGTTACCGGTTTTACCAAACACTTGACAGGTTAGTTTAGACTGGCTCCATTCCTTATCAGACGCCGTGAGAAGTTACGACAGCAAGGTATCCAATGAAAACTGAGCAAAGTGATTAAAAGCCGAAAGCGTTGCCATGCACATTGCGCAAGCCTAACGTTAGGCTCATACATAGGAGTTTCGGTGCCATCGATTGGTTTAGAAATGACAAGCTGTGAGAAGCCCATGAACATTCCTTCCTTTCAGTTACTCATTTGTACATAAAACTTTGCACACCTGAATTTTGTTGTCAGATTCAAGATCACGTGACCGTCCAAGCAAGGTTATTTCAGTGTGAAGAAAAGCACCGTCAGACATATTAGACCAACGGTCACCGTTTCGTCTGTTGCATGGAACGGTGGTACAGTTATGCAAAGTGCAAAGACGTTTAAGCGCCATAAAAAAACTGACTCTGTCTAAAAATTGCTCTTTCTGCTCCAGAACTTTCgcatgttttaaacttttctctTTCGTGAGGAATTCAAACGGAACTTCCGCAAAAAACGTTCATAGGATGtcagcaaaagaaaataaacttcaaGCACTCACTTCTTTCGGCACAACAGGCAGTTTTTAGCACTCAGTGCTACTTTACGGAACTGCTTTCTCACGGCTTTCATGAATAACCCATAGATGAATGGATGAACAGCGGGATGAACGTACAtcaacacaaacaaacaaatggtGACCTATACAGAAATAATTCAGACACgtttatatattataaaacacttaaacacaacaaacaacaaataataataatatcgTAACACGTGCAATAGTACCAAAATAATTCCAAATATAGGAAATAATTCTCTCCtgctaactaactaactaacccAAAATTCTACCGCCGCGAGATGACGCTATTAAGCCTACTTACAGTATGGGGTAAATGCCGAGCCTTGGTTGGGTCGATCCAGTCGTATATTGCCATGGAATAATACGGACCCCAAAATAATAAGAAGGTCAGCGTCACGGCGGAAGTGAGAATCAAAGTCTTCCTTCGCGCTTTTTGTATGTCTGAGAAAGAAGAGCCCTCCCGTCTGCCCATCATCACTAcaaaagtgtttttacagGTTGCAGTATTTTTATCGTTCGTAATTTCACACCAACGTCaattaacatttacaaaaagGATCATCAGTTCACTTAACTactataataaaaatgcaaataacgTTGATGGCAAATTTCAGGTTACATAAGGTGTACATTTAAGTCGTTGCTTTGTACTGAGAAGAGGTCGAAATATGCACAGACCAAATACACACGTCTAAGGGTTAAGAGCACAGTATCCTTAAGTAGTTCTTTAGTTAAGCAAAGCACTCGAGAGCGCAAACTCATGAGTGCAACTTACCTTGGTGCCGTTTCACCATGTTGGTGATCTCACAAAGCACCAGTGAGTATGAGATGACAACGAATGCAAAAGGTACAATGAAACTCATGCACATCGTGAACACGTAATAGATCATGTGGAGTTTCTCCAATCCGTTCTCCAGCAAACGGGGGTTATCCACGCATTGGGGAAAAGGGGGTTCGCCGACACAATAAGGGACTTTGATGACGGTGAAAAGAAAACCCTGGAAAAATAATTGGTGATAAAATAACCTTTAAATATGCATGCGCGTGTATTTAAGAATAGATTTTGCATGTCATATATCAATTTATCCAAATAACTACTGTTTCGTTATTTTGATCTACGATTTGCGAatgatattaattttttacagGGGTAGTGAGTCATGACACAAAGTATAAGCGATATTACTGAAACATTGAATATGTAAATTAAACAGGAACAGCATTACGGTACACAATAAAGGTACATACACGCTGCTTATATGACGAAAAAAAGGACACACTGTCAATATCACAAAAGTGTAACATTACTGCATATCATTTTAGTATTTTGTTCCAGTTATTACATCGATTTTACTTtataaatattgtgtttgtaTATCgcgtattttgatttattgccACCACTAATTTATAGATGTTATATTAGCGCATTGTTGATGTTAGATATTATTAGCGCATAACCACGCTTTATGCATTTTAGATGTTTTCTTATGCTTGCATTCTTGGTGTGTTTTTTGCGAGCAACCTGCAAATACTGCTCGCCAGTTATGTGTTGCGTGTTTTTCCTTGTGGCTGTTGATACTTCACTTTGTTTGTGTTCGTAGTTTCTCAAATGAGTCATCTTCCTCAGGAAATTGCGTCGTTCTGTACATGTTAATTGTCCCTGTCGTGTCTGGTGTGAAAAGTATTTTGGAGTCATTCTACGTTTGGGTGAGCAACCGAACCGACGTGTTTTTGTTTCGGTACGTTTGTGTTTTCGTGTTGGCCTAAACAGCGCCACTCGTACAATTCCATTTAATTctctgtttttgttattttatgacGGTTGGTCGCCGCAATTCAACCAAACAATTTCGGCCTAGCGGTCAGGCCATTACTCAAGAGTGTTCTTGGAAGTCTAGGTTGACAAAAGCTACACGTCACACTTATACTAAATACAACTTATACAATGCACAGAACATTGAGATTAAAGTCTCGAGcacaaaaaacaacacaagAGAAGTGCTACTATATACCGCCGTCTGTTGTTATTCGCAAGGCTATTCGCATttcatagaaataaaatattctcaAACCATGACGTAATTAATCGGTACCAAAAATACAGCATTACGTAAATCGTTACAAAATTTCTGTCCAAAAAGCATTGATCATGAAAAGCGGATAATTTatgtaactactgtatatatatatagtgacgtcacaaaaacgCACCCACAAATTTCGATAAAGTCATCAAATCGGTTCTCGGCTCCTCCAAAACGCAAATACCGGTACCGGCTGTACTTGTTTGTATCGATCGCGCTTAACTTGAAAACCTTGTGGCTTGTTACAGTCGTTGTTGGAAATGTTTTCAAGCCTTTATCAACAACGTTATCATTCGGTACGCCACGTTCATAAGCTTTACAACGGCTTAACAATTTTAAGGAAcatatcaataaaataaaattaaaacgcTGCAAGCGATGAAACACGAAAATTTCTAATTTCCCTAGGGACCAAATCGTTAATTTAATGACTTTGGTTGTTCCTAAAATCAAACGCGTAAATGGTTGTGTTTGTTGTGAAGAAGAAATTGTCACGcagtttaattcaatttaGAGTACTGGATTTAATGAATGCTTCATTGAAGTCAAGTTCACTGGAAGTCGCATTCATCGTTTTTCTTTCAATGACAAAATGCCAAGGTTCGACATAATACTGGCATTTCCTACTCCTTACATAGATATACATTGCAAATTATTgtataaaataatgaaaatcgCCTAAATAAGGAGTTTCTCTATTTTTTGACGATCCGATATATAGGATAGCATAAGTGTGATAACAACCTAGATCGAAAATAAATGAGTTGGCAGATCTGCATGCGAACTACTTCTGCTATAATTACACACATACGCATATAGTAATATAGCCAGTAGTATCTTCGTAGCGTAAGACGATGACAgtttattttagaaaaaccAATCACTAATGGAGATGCCTTATGCCATTAGTTGATAAAATCATTGGTGAACCG
The Clavelina lepadiformis chromosome 4, kaClaLepa1.1, whole genome shotgun sequence DNA segment above includes these coding regions:
- the LOC143452224 gene encoding gonadotropin-releasing hormone receptor-like isoform X1, with product MSMVYTTTVSVSSPPVESTNLFSTVSAAHNHTNHSSHMHDNCLFYKENLTFNGVQLARVLISWLFFLISSFGNLFVLWCLRGIRRKTHVHVITLHLTLADLVYTFLVIPLDATWNVTMGWYGGIILCKICQMGKQFGMYISSLMVMVIALDRVFSILMPMMSSTSQRRVTNILLVSAWLLSALCAMPPGFLFTVIKVPYCVGEPPFPQCVDNPRLLENGLEKLHMIYYVFTMCMSFIVPFAFVVISYSLVLCEITNMVKRHQVMMGRREGSSFSDIQKARRKTLILTSAVTLTFLLFWGPYYSMAIYDWIDPTKARHLPHTVTICLFVLMYVHPAVHPFIYGLFMKAVRKQFRKVALSAKNCLLCRKNSKTSILKGQRSKSAPIVLYPRKKRTDERSLRLLQSEPVPARTSEEKEFSPGHSTITNLSHPDDTKQKLIDDTAI
- the LOC143452225 gene encoding gonadotropin-releasing hormone receptor-like codes for the protein MTTAANITEMMTSQNLTTSLSNQCQHHQNVIKENGLTFDTLHLVRVVVTWILFAVSLAGNVFILLSLKGKRSQNFVMLNLTLSDLFYTAFVMPIDAFWNTFMEWMAGDVMCRVCQMVKQFGMYSSSFMVMVIALDRVTGVIASNQCSNQKKKGVILVACAWTASLLCSLPAGVIFSVISVPTCEGVEINQCVDFLVVPRVYLRPYYFFTMLMSFLLPQVVTLLAYSLIACEISNMKKRDCAMMGRKNSVSSMLMEKAKRRTLITSSLITLAFLVCWGPYYGRGIYDWFQADETQRSPAELSTVMYIAIYLNPVLHPIVFGIFMKEIKSKLFKTFGCSEPRQIGRFHVNKKRISLKSNMLLLPPVTRTPSDRNV
- the LOC143452224 gene encoding gonadotropin-releasing hormone receptor-like isoform X2 codes for the protein MSMVYTTTVSVSSPPVESTNLFSTVSAAHNHTNHSSHMHDNCLFYKENLTFNGVQLARVLISWLFFLISSFGNLFVLWCLRGIRRKTHVHVITLHLTLADLVYTFLVIPLDATWNVTMGWYGGIILCKICQMGKQFGMYISSLMVMVIALDRVFSILMPMMSSTSQRRVTNILLVSAWLLSALCAMPPGFLFTVIKVPYCVGEPPFPQCVDNPRLLENGLEKLHMIYYVFTMCMSFIVPFAFVVISYSLVLCEITNMVKRHQVMMGRREGSSFSDIQKARRKTLILTSAVTLTFLLFWGPYYSMAIYDWIDPTKARHLPHTVTICLFVLMYVHPAVHPFIYGLFMKAVRKQFRKVALSAKNCLLCRKKRNGDRWSNMSDGAFLHTEITLLGRSRDLESDNKIQLKNFHLKGPKVKKRADRFVSAQETN